The Hydrogenispora ethanolica nucleotide sequence AAGGTATTCCAATAACAATACAAACCCAAAGGATGATGTTATATTTGAATCAAAATTGGGTAAACAGACCGTTTCGAAAACATGCTTCGGTATTTCCTTCCAAATCAAACCAGCCCGTCGGGTTGCAAACCTTAGAATAGACCCCTTGAAAACTTTATCACGTATTTCCGAAATGGAGTATCCCCATGATTATCCCGTTCATTGTGGCTGGCGATGTACGACAAAACCAATCCGTATTAAATCCTACCAACGATAGGATTGATGAAGGGGGTATCGGCAGCAAGAAAAGTCCATCGGAAAAAAATAAAAAATAAAAAAGGAGAGGTATTCATGAAGAAACTTGGTTTATGTTTGATGGTTTTGCTCCTGGCTTTCGTGGTAATGATGCCGATCGGCAATGCCGCCCCCAAGGTGACGTTGACGATCGCCACCGTGAACAACCCGGACATGGTGATCATGGCCAGATTGGCTCCCAAATTCACCGAGAAAACTGGCATCGGCTTGAAATTCGTTACGCTGCCGGAGAATGAATTGCGGCAGAAAGTCACCGAGGACGTCGGACTGGGCGGCGGCCAGTACGATATCGTAACCATCGGCACCTATGATACGCCGTTTTGGGGCGCCAACAAATGGGTGGATTCTTTGGAACCGTATTTTGCCAAGATGTCCGATAGAGAGCAGAAAGCCTATGATCGCAATGATTTAATCAAACCGATCCGCAGCGCTCTATCCTATAAAGGAGCCCAATACGCGCTGCCGTTTTACGGGGAAAGCAGCATGCTGTTTTACCGCACCGACCTGTTTAAAGCCGCCGGGCTGAAAATGCCGGAACAACCGACCTGGGATCAGGTTTACGCATTTGCCAAGAAATTGAACAATCCCGCCAAAGGCATCTACGGCATCGCGTTGCGCGGCCTTCCCGGCTGGGGCGAGAATATGGCGGTTTTTGGAACGGTGATCAATACGTTTGGCGGCAGATGGTTCGACATGAAGTGGCAAGCCCAGTTTAATACGCCGGAAATGCGCAGCGCTTTTGAGTTTTATAAGAAGATCATCACCGAGGCCGGCGAGCCGGGCGCAACCACCGCCGGTTATACCGAATGCCTGGCGCTTTTCCAAAACGCCAAAGCCGCCATGTGGTATGATGCGACGGTTTCCGCCGGAACGTTAATGGGCAAAGATTCCAAGGTGATCGGCAAAACCGGCTATGCGTTGGCGCCGATCGTTAAAAAATCCAACGCCGGCTGGCTTTGGGCCTGGTCGCTGGCCATTGAGTCTTCTTCCAGGAATAAAGATGCGGCTTTCAAATTCCTGACCTGGGCTACCAGCAAAGAGTATATTAAGCTGGTCGGCGAGACCATCGGTTGGGCGCAGGTTCCGCCGGGAACCCGCGAATCCACTTATACCAATCCGAAGTACCTCAAGGCCGCTCCGTTCGCCAAACGGACCATCGCGGCCATCAAGAACGCCGATTACGATCACCCGACCGTCCAGGATGTGCCGTATGTCGGCATCCAGTATGTTTCCATTCCCGAATTCCAGAACCTGGGCGATCAGGTCGCGCAGCAATTGGCCGCTTATCTATCCGGCAAGCAGGACCTCGACGCTACCTTGAAACAGTGCCAGGACGTTTCCAACAATGTCGCCAAAGAAGGCGGCTATCAGAAATAACGATGGCGCGGAGCGGGCATTGAGGGGGTCCCCCTCAATGCCCATGCTCCGGGCGTTCATTGCGAGCCGTTGAAAATCGGGTAGTAATTCAGAGAATTGCATAATTACCTTAACAAGCCTTGTGGCCACAATATAGAGTGCAAAGCCCGGATATATCTATCGATATATTGTGGACAAAAGATTATTTTATCAATTATGCAATTCTCTAACTGGCAAAGGTGATGAAAATGCCGCAAGAAATGGCGAAGAAAAAGGCGTCCCACCGGGTGAATTTACTGTTTTTGCCCGCTTTGGTCGTAGTGCTGGTTATTACGCAGATCCCTTTTGTGCTGACCCTTGGGTTATCCTTTTTAAAATGGATTGTGGTCCGGCCGGATTTGGGGATCCGCTACATCGGTTTCGATAATTATCTGAAGATCTTTATGGACAGCACTTTTTATACCGTGATTTTAAACACCTTCATCATCACGGTGAGTTCAATCTTGTTCTGTACCGTATTGGGAATTATGATCTCCCTCCTGCTGGACCGGAAAATACCCGGGATCAATATCGTGCGGACCTTGATGATTGCGCCATTTTTTGTGATGGACGCCGTCGCCGGCATCATCTGGAAAACACTGATGCTCCATCCTTCATTCGGCGTTAATTTATACATCGCCAATCTATTGCACATCCGGCCGGTGGATTTTTTAGGGGCTTTTTCGATGCTGACCGTCATCCTTTTGATCGTCTGGCAATGGACGCCGTTTTTTATCTTGATTATCTTAGCCGGATTGCAAAGCATTCCGGAGGAGATCATCGAAAGTTCCAAAATCGACGGCGCCAACAGTTTTCAAACCTTGATC carries:
- a CDS encoding ABC transporter substrate-binding protein, with the translated sequence MKKLGLCLMVLLLAFVVMMPIGNAAPKVTLTIATVNNPDMVIMARLAPKFTEKTGIGLKFVTLPENELRQKVTEDVGLGGGQYDIVTIGTYDTPFWGANKWVDSLEPYFAKMSDREQKAYDRNDLIKPIRSALSYKGAQYALPFYGESSMLFYRTDLFKAAGLKMPEQPTWDQVYAFAKKLNNPAKGIYGIALRGLPGWGENMAVFGTVINTFGGRWFDMKWQAQFNTPEMRSAFEFYKKIITEAGEPGATTAGYTECLALFQNAKAAMWYDATVSAGTLMGKDSKVIGKTGYALAPIVKKSNAGWLWAWSLAIESSSRNKDAAFKFLTWATSKEYIKLVGETIGWAQVPPGTRESTYTNPKYLKAAPFAKRTIAAIKNADYDHPTVQDVPYVGIQYVSIPEFQNLGDQVAQQLAAYLSGKQDLDATLKQCQDVSNNVAKEGGYQK
- a CDS encoding carbohydrate ABC transporter permease, with the translated sequence MPQEMAKKKASHRVNLLFLPALVVVLVITQIPFVLTLGLSFLKWIVVRPDLGIRYIGFDNYLKIFMDSTFYTVILNTFIITVSSILFCTVLGIMISLLLDRKIPGINIVRTLMIAPFFVMDAVAGIIWKTLMLHPSFGVNLYIANLLHIRPVDFLGAFSMLTVILLIVWQWTPFFILIILAGLQSIPEEIIESSKIDGANSFQTLIHIKLPSISNHIEVAVMLGVIFILKVFGVIYVTTSGGPGFTSTNLPYYVYKVGFFGWDIGKAAAIATVMVVLTLLLLLGLFRFMRRHSFATR